The Camelus ferus isolate YT-003-E chromosome 13, BCGSAC_Cfer_1.0, whole genome shotgun sequence genome segment atattacatccctggCACTTATTTACtttacagctggaagtttgtacctcttaatcctcttcaccaATTTTGCctgtcccccacctcctttctctctggcAACCgccagtttgttctctgcatccatgagtctgtttttggtttgttcatttgttttgtttttaaatcacaaacTCACTATgggaaaaatatacttaaaatctTAAGCCTTCAGTTCCCTTCTGCTAACTGTACCATACTCGGAATTTACTTCCTTTGTTGATCTGGACAATAATAAGTACCAACAGCAGGTGATGCATCTTCAAACACAGCATGGAGATATTATTCATGTATTTCATAGAGCACGATAGATTTATGTAGGCAGTAAGAGAAAATACAATTCAGATCAACAAATCATCCCAGGAATTTACAAACCAAAGTTTTAATCAGTAGTTTATCATGTATACACAAAAACACTTGCTCTAAAAGCCAACTGATTTAGCACACAATTTAAACAAGCCAAGGTCTTtgcttttgaattagagtttaaTCATCATTATGCTTGACTTTTGAGATTATTTTCAGTAgtaatattaaaaactgaaattacttGCTAACTCTACTAGAAAATGCACtgttaacatatattaaaaagacAGTCCTGAGACACTTCTGCTTTTAATCTGCCACTTACTATCCTACTGAATACAGCAAACTCAAACTACTGAGCTTATTAAAATAACTTGCTATCAGTAACTTAACAGAGCTAATGCCATCTAGTGATATAATAAGgcactgccttttaaaaaaaaaacagaccctGAAACGTTCATCAACTACCGAGTTTCTACTTTATGCCATATATTACAGATGCACtagtaatgaaataatttttctattatgaaaTTCATGTCACTTGAGGTAGGTAAACAAGtttaaattattaacaaaaactaactttctaaatttttttttaattaaaaaaaatttttttaatggagggaggtaattaggtttattgatttagtagaggtactgggaattgaacccaggacctcatgcatgctaggcgtgcattctaccactgagctataccctccccctgtaaaTTCTTTACATAAAAAAGCATTATCTACTTTAACCAGGCTTTCAAGATTATTATATGTTAATTAAGCTATAATAAATATCTAAGCCTTACTGATCTACATTTTTATAGCCATTTGAATCTTTCCCAGCTTCTTTTATCTGGAAGAAGTTAACTGGCAAAAAAAGGATGAAGggcagagaatgagaaggaaaagtggaaataaagTAATTTGATAATCtaaaaatcagataatttaaGAGTGTGGAGTTTCTAATACAAGATATTTTGTGAATAAAaaaatagaggttaaaaaaatggCACGGGAATTTGAAATGGCAAAAATCACTTCTAAAAGAGAAGGCatttattacaaaaagaaaatattatattcaaTAACCAACATTAAAGTCAAAATTGAAGATTTCAGTGTTATCTTTTAATCTTATGATACAGCTTTAAGCTGGCTGAGTGCTGGGGTcctttgttttttgatattgccAACATCCACTTTCTAATGGAGGACCGTCACATGAGCAAAAGGTCAGAAATTAACTGTGggaacagcagcattatttgccaCATATTGCCTTCTATCTGAACTCAGCaggcaaactggaaaaaaaggtAATTCTTTCCACTTGTTTGTCCTGGTATATAACCCTCACTTTTCTGTACAAGAGCAAAGACAGGAGAGCACCGGCCTATGGCAGTGACACCCAAGACCGAACATCAACTCTAGCGGCCTTACTGCCATTCTTCCTACAAAACAGCTATTTCTCAAGCTGGAAACTGTCAAGAGACTAAAGTCCAGTTTAATAAGGCATCATTTCCAGTTAAAGACCTGAATTTGCATCCCTattctgcctcttcctagctgtgtgaaTTCGGGCAAATTTTTTAATCTGAGATTGTCTTCCTGTCTATAAAGTAGTAATAACGAATCATGTACCACTTGTGCACTAGGTTTCTAAGAGTAACAAATTAGGAAATTTGTGTGAAGGTTCTATCTTAGAGCTTGGCATTTTCTagccttgtgaccttggacaaatcacatAAGCTCTCACTTCCACATTTCCCTATCTGGTTTCGCAAGGTGTTATAAGACTTGATGGTAATTTATGCAAAAgtgttttttattaattatataaaataccttACAATATGAGGTATTTTAAATGTCCACTTCATTTGGCATCTCCAAAAAAGATGCCATTTACTGAAGATGTGCCTTCATCAGTGACTTCTAATCCACACTAGGAAGTcagtgaaagaaatggaaaagccaggTAGAATCAAAACTGGAACTTCTACTAGTTTGTTACCCTTTcttctgaaacaaacaaaactctgcaTTGTTGCAAAAGAAGTTAAGTAAGTAGCAGCTGGATTATGGGAAAATCAGAAATTTGTTTAACAAGAATGACACACTTTTTCAGAAAATGATAGTCTAAAATATTTCATCCAATTCAATAATAATCCACTGAATACTTACAATGCACTATTACAAACGTAAGTAACACCTGGACCCTGCTGTTTAAGAaactcatttttgtaaaaaaaaaaaaaaaaaaaaaaaaaaaagacaggaacaaATGATCACATGAAAGGTGGTTAAGTGCAATCAACAGCATTAGCACATACAAGGTTCAGAGGAGCAGATAACCAGAAGAAGGTAGTATCTGAGTCTTTTTCTTATAGCTGGATTTTGAAGGATAAGCTCATTAGCtcaagagggagggaagaacattccagagtAAGATGCAACATATACTGAAAAGCATGGAACAATAAAACGGCACGGTCTATTCAGTTTTGAATTTAAGATCTCAAAGTGCTAGAAAGCGGGCCATTCGAAATGAGGGTGGGAAAAAAGCCTATCACAGGAGGCTTTGATTCTATGTTGTTAGTAAAGGGTTTTAAGCAAGTGAGTTACACAATCAGGAATGACTTTTAGCAAGTGAACACTAGCTGCAGTGTGAAAGATGGAATAGGGCAGGGCTAAAAGCACAGAAGCGGAGTTACAGTCCAAGCAGGAGACGGAATTACGATATTATGAACTAAGGCAAGGCAACTAAGTCATTTTctgattattactttttttttttaaggaaattatctCCTCTTTCTTGCCACATTCATATGAAAAAGTCTGATATATCTGGGCGGGCAGAAGAAATCTTATTACCATTTTTAATTACTAAGTAGTAATACTCAGTTAACTTCATTTTGTTACATCAATTTTGGCTCTAAAGCACAACTGCTTTAACGTAAAACGAAGCCTTCAGCACTTCACAACTGCAGTCACGACAAAGACTCCATGACTTAACTCATGCTGCTGTAACAATGAAGCACCCTAAGTTACGTATTCTACCAGCTGAGATAGCAAAGATTTCACTTCAAAGTTGAATATATACGATCATTCTCAAAAACACAGCAAAAAGGATCCAAAGACCATCATTATCAGTTTGCTAACTCTCtagatttaaatttcattaattaaatatctcattctttttcatcacagggACCAAAAGGTATTACTACTGGAGTCTGACTCTCCTTACCTGATTCCACCGTCTCCTCCCCTTCTGGCAGAAGCCTAGCTTTCTTAGCATTCTGTGGGGCATCATCTCCGTTGTCTTCATATATGTTAGACCATTTTATTGCCATATCCAGCTCTGGAGGGGGAGGTTTCTTCTCAGTAGAGTAGGTCTCCGGAGGTGGTACATAGTTTGACTTCCATATTTTGAATTCCTTTGGAGGCTGTTAAGCAAACACATTAAGAAGCACTGTGAGGAACCGAGGTTCCTATAATCGGTATGGGCACATGCACCTCCCTGCCGTTCGCTTATTGTtcaggctgctttttttttttaaggtttaaaggCACATTTTTCCATCAAAATCACAATACTGTTACGTGAAAAGCCAAAGGGTTCCCTATACGAATAAAGCTAATAACTTTTAGTTACCAAAGAAGAATCCAGTCTCAGAGATACTACGCCAAGGCTGACCCCTTCAGGAGGCTGCAGTAGACACTGTCTTGGAGGCAGCACCGCAGGCACTTCGGCGTCAAAGGGAAGGGGTCTCGGGGAGAAGCTGCAGCAGGGGGGGCGGGGGAGTCACCACCGTTAGTCCTCGCCGCGCGGGGTCGGGGCACCGAGCGCGGAGGTTGGGTCTCCGCAcaagggggcgggggctgcgggtCCGGTCTGACACCcaccaggctgggggagggggcccggGCTCCCCAGGGCTGGAGTGGGAGAGGGCGGTGCGGCATCCCGCAGAAGGTGACTGCGTGTGGGGGGCCGGACAGTCGGTCCCCAGGAGGGGCTCAGGAAGAAGGGGGCGGAGGCCGGGACCACGACCGGGAAACGGGGTGCGGGGCCTCACCTCCTCCGGCGCCTTGACGACGTGCCTCTCCCAGTCTATCTGCTTGTTGAGCGGATTGTAGAGAAAGGCCGGGCGAGTCACGCTCCGGAACAGCTCGTCGGGTCCAGGCAGCCGCTTCTCCGCCTTGTTCCCACAGCCGCCCGCCGACTTCGCCGGATCTGGGGCCCCGCGACTCGTTTCCTCCGGCTCGCTGTTATCCTCCTCGTCCGAAGAGCCTGAGCTACTGCTCCCGTAAGCCGCGAAATAGCTCAGGGGGTCCTTCTCCTCCGCTGCCATGACGGCTGCGCGGGACGACCGAGGGCTCCGCCGGAAGCCGGAAGCCGGAAGCCGTTCCAGGGCTCGCCCCTCAGTTGGCCCCGCCCAAGCTTGACAGATAGGCCCCGCGCCTGTGCCCCCTGGCGGCTGCGCCGCGCTCCTGCTCCCAGGCTGAGGCGCTAAGGCTGTAGACAGGGCCGCGCACATCCCCAAGCAGGGTGTTCtactgctcatttctgagaagcTCTGAGAAGAGACAGGTCCTGAGCCAGTGGTCCCAACCAAACTTTCAGCATTCAGTAAGAATTTATTAAAGGCACATAAGCGCTAGAAATTCTTTTTCACTGCCACCTTGCTTAGAGAGACCAGGATTTCTTCCTAACTCCGCTGCgtctcttcaaaataaaaatttctcagtgtgcttccctCATTTGTTATGGAAGACCTCTATAGGTGGACTCATCGAGTCCCAGACTGAATCCTTTCCTGCTTGACCTCATTTCACCGCACTCTGAACAGCCTCTTTGATGGAATTTCTCTTGGACTGCATCCCACCTCTCCAAGGGTCCTCCAAACTCTCTGGCTTATTGTCAGCCTCCTTCCATGCCTGCTTTGCTCTGTATGGCACTTCAACGTGGGTATTTCCCAACATACTAAACCATCATTCAGCAATACTTACTAACAATCTATAGATGGTGTTACACAAATTTGCAAGTCAGACCATCCCTTTTCAGGGCATTAACTGTCTCAATGCTTGTGACTCAAATCGGGGTCTCCAACCGCAGTCTCTGGGCTCTTAAACTTTCCATATGGACATTGGGCTGGGGTGTCAAACACCTACTTAAGGGTCAGTAACTTGTCTTTCCACGTAACTTGTTCCTGCATTTGTATTCCCTCCCTTAGTAAATGACATACCCATGTGCCTTGCCACCAGGGAAACTAGAAATCTTTGACTCCTCCTGGTGAATTAAGAGGGAATGATACCAAAATGAAAGCAGCAAAGTTGGTATCAGTGTAAACATTCACATTTAATTTAAAGATGCCTGTCATTTCGTGAAACACAACTCCAGGAGGCAGAGAGTATGTCTATTTTACTCACTCCTCCTTCCCAGTCCTATAGCACGATGTCTGGGAGCGCTTTCAGGGGCGGAGTTGGATtgtgctttgttcatttttatatttctagtacCCAGCGCAGTGGGTGTCACTGAGTAGATGAACAGTGTATATCATGGATTATCACAATTGAGGGTATAGGTCTAGATACGTGTTTCTCAAAAATTTCCATCCAAGTACCTATGTTGACAGAGGACAATGATGGTCCCAAAGTACAAAGTTTGGGAGTCCCCAAAAGCATCTTCAGATTTGGTAATTTGCTCACAGAACTCACTAACAGCTCAGGATTATGGTTTATTGTAGCAAAATGATGCAGATTAAAATCAGCCCAGGGAAGAGGTGCAGGGGGCAGAGTGTGGGCGGCTTCCACATGCAGAGTTGCCAGTTGTTTTCTCCCAGCGGAAGTGCAGACAGTAGTAACTTCTGGGGCAAAGGTATGTGACAACATGCTTGGAGCCAGTGGGGGAGGCCTTGGTCTCCAGTTTTATCTGGAGACTGGTCATGTAGACATAGTTGATTCCTGTGGCTGACCTCAGGCTCCAGCCCCTCCGGAGGTCAGGTTGATACAGTGTGGCCCAAAGTCCCATGAGCATAACATTTTTTTTGGAATATAGTATAATATCttgcaaatatatgcaaatgttatATACTTGTCCCTGGTATAGCTCttttaattatacaaaaaaaatttaaattacttatcaTTAAGTAAAACTGACACTCTAAAAATATAACTACATTTGTCCTGTGGCTTTAAAACCTGGCCCACTGTTGAGCGCCTCCGGGACTGAGGTACCCAACTGGAGTGACACGAGTCCCTGTGATCAAAGTTACC includes the following:
- the C13H1orf52 gene encoding UPF0690 protein C1orf52 homolog isoform X1, whose protein sequence is MAAEEKDPLSYFAAYGSSSSGSSDEEDNSEPEETSRGAPDPAKSAGGCGNKAEKRLPGPDELFRSVTRPAFLYNPLNKQIDWERHVVKAPEEPPKEFKIWKSNYVPPPETYSTEKKPPPPELDMAIKWSNIYEDNGDDAPQNAKKARLLPEGEETVESGDKMSVCLLPSEYSDPPRNGGESRTTCIGQN
- the C13H1orf52 gene encoding UPF0690 protein C1orf52 homolog isoform X2 — encoded protein: MAAEEKDPLSYFAAYGSSSSGSSDEEDNSEPEETSRGAPDPAKSAGGCGNKAEKRLPGPDELFRSVTRPAFLYNPLNKQIDWERHVVKAPEEPPKEFKIWKSNYVPPPETYSTEKKPPPPELDMAIKWSNIYEDNGDDAPQNAKKARLLPEGEETVESDDEKDEHTSKKRKVEPGEPTKKKK